The genomic interval ACTTTCGTTTGAACTGGCACAAAAACGTTTGTCTGCAGATGTAATAAGTTTTTCTGCAGCGCAATCCTCGGTAAAAAAAGGAGAGACGCTTATTGATACCGTCAATAATATTCTTTCGATGAAAGTTGACATGGTGGTGATGCGTCATGCAACTCCTGGAGCAGCTTACTTTTTGTCGAAAAATGTAAAAGCTAGTATTATTAATGCTGGTGACGGAGCTCACGAACATCCTACGCAAGCTTTATTAGACAGTTATTCGATAAGAGAAAAACTAGGTGATGTAGCGGGTAAAAAAGTGGTAATTGTGGGCGATATTCTGCATTCAAGAGTGGCTTTATCAAATATTTACGCATTGCAAATGCAAGGTGCAGAGGTGAAAGTTTGTGGACCCAAAACACTTATCCCAAAACATATAGAATCTCTAGGGGTAAAAGTAGAACCTAACTTACGAAAAGCATTAGTATGGTGTGATGTAGCTAATATGTTGCGGGTTCAAAACGAAAGAATGGATGTAAATTTCTTTCCATCTACACGGGAATATGCCCAACAATATGGAGTAGATAAAGCGTTACTTG from Flavobacterium ovatum carries:
- a CDS encoding aspartate carbamoyltransferase catalytic subunit — its product is MKELSVNHLLGIKYINKNDIDLIFETADHFKEVINRPIKKVPSLRDITIANIFFENSTRTKLSFELAQKRLSADVISFSAAQSSVKKGETLIDTVNNILSMKVDMVVMRHATPGAAYFLSKNVKASIINAGDGAHEHPTQALLDSYSIREKLGDVAGKKVVIVGDILHSRVALSNIYALQMQGAEVKVCGPKTLIPKHIESLGVKVEPNLRKALVWCDVANMLRVQNERMDVNFFPSTREYAQQYGVDKALLDSLNKEIVIMHPGPINRGVEITSDVADSQQSVILNQVENGVAIRMAVIYLLASKIQ